The following proteins are encoded in a genomic region of Streptomyces gobiensis:
- a CDS encoding transglycosylase domain-containing protein: MANKRSGGGLSATQQAARFIGVSVLAGAVMAGLALPAAGVFGLAAKGTVEGFDHIPTNLKRPPLSQKTRILDAEGDLIADVYSRNRTVVPLDDISPRMREAIVAIEDSRFYQHGAIDLKSVLRALNRNAQEGEVSEGASTLTQQYVKNVFVEEAGDDATLVAQATQQTVGRKIKELKYAIQLEQELSKKQILENYLNITFFGQQTYGVEAAAQRYFSKPAKELNLQESALLAGIVQSPSRYDPINDEHEATKRRNVVLQRMAQVEYISQSEAAEAKKTPLGLNVSKPRNGCITATAEAGFFCDYVRQEFLTNEAFGKTDKERAARWRQGGLTIKTTLSPKAQEAAAQAATSKVDKTDKIAASVVSVQPGTGKILSMAQSRPYGTDLSRHESVINLAVDKPMGGTYLGFQVGSTFKPVTAATAIEKGISPATTFSSGWKTEFEKSDFRTCDNKPYGVGSWSVQNELRSEKGTWDMTSALGKSINTYSVRLLQKAGLCETATMAAKLGIKSGTGKPLAVMPAMGLGGMESTPLAMANAYAAFANRGVYCSPVAIEAVTDSEGKALPVPRTECERAMSQRTADMINQMLKGVIEDGTGTKAGLSGRDNAGKTGTTDGRKDAWFVGYTPDVSTAVWTGSDGREKISMTGITIGGQYYDKVCGGCLPGPIWRIAMTGALDGVPPTAFNKVDVPRAKTKGDKKDRDNKPGERPKPPEQPDTPDFPWPDVLGGGDNGGSGGGGDNGGGGDWGGDSGGDSGGGGDWGGSDGGWDGGGGNSGNGNGGPGWPPPR, from the coding sequence ATGGCAAACAAGCGCTCGGGCGGTGGTCTGTCCGCGACCCAGCAGGCCGCCAGGTTCATCGGTGTCAGTGTGCTCGCTGGAGCCGTCATGGCGGGTCTCGCACTCCCCGCCGCCGGAGTGTTCGGCCTGGCCGCCAAGGGGACCGTCGAGGGATTCGACCACATTCCCACCAACCTCAAGCGGCCACCGCTGAGCCAGAAGACCAGAATCCTGGACGCCGAGGGCGACCTGATCGCCGACGTCTACTCCCGTAACCGCACGGTCGTCCCGCTGGACGACATCTCGCCGCGGATGCGGGAGGCGATCGTCGCCATCGAGGACTCGCGCTTCTACCAGCATGGCGCGATCGACCTCAAGAGTGTGCTCAGAGCGCTCAACAGGAACGCCCAGGAGGGCGAGGTCTCCGAGGGCGCCTCGACCCTCACCCAGCAGTACGTCAAGAACGTCTTTGTCGAGGAGGCGGGTGACGACGCCACCTTGGTCGCCCAGGCCACCCAGCAGACCGTCGGCCGCAAGATCAAAGAGCTGAAGTACGCGATACAGCTCGAACAGGAGCTGAGCAAGAAACAGATCCTGGAGAACTACCTCAACATCACCTTCTTCGGCCAGCAGACCTACGGTGTCGAGGCCGCCGCCCAGCGGTACTTCTCCAAACCGGCCAAGGAACTGAACCTGCAGGAGTCCGCGCTGCTCGCCGGGATCGTCCAGTCACCGAGCCGCTACGACCCCATCAACGACGAGCACGAGGCCACCAAACGGCGCAATGTGGTCCTGCAGCGGATGGCCCAGGTGGAGTACATCAGCCAGTCGGAAGCCGCTGAGGCCAAGAAGACACCGCTCGGGCTGAACGTCAGCAAACCGCGGAACGGCTGCATCACGGCCACCGCGGAAGCGGGCTTCTTCTGTGACTACGTACGGCAGGAATTCCTGACCAACGAGGCCTTCGGCAAGACCGACAAGGAGCGTGCCGCGCGCTGGCGGCAGGGCGGTCTGACGATCAAGACCACGCTCTCCCCGAAGGCGCAGGAGGCCGCGGCCCAGGCCGCGACCAGCAAGGTCGACAAGACCGACAAGATCGCCGCCTCGGTGGTATCGGTCCAGCCCGGTACCGGCAAGATTCTGTCGATGGCCCAGTCCCGGCCGTACGGCACCGACCTGAGCAGGCACGAGAGCGTCATCAACCTCGCGGTCGACAAGCCCATGGGCGGCACCTATCTGGGCTTCCAGGTCGGCTCGACCTTCAAGCCGGTCACCGCCGCCACGGCTATCGAAAAGGGCATCAGTCCGGCGACGACATTCAGCAGCGGCTGGAAGACCGAGTTTGAGAAGTCCGACTTCCGTACCTGTGACAACAAGCCCTACGGCGTCGGCTCCTGGTCCGTACAGAACGAGCTGCGCTCCGAGAAGGGCACCTGGGACATGACCAGTGCCCTCGGCAAGTCGATCAATACCTACTCCGTCAGGCTGCTCCAGAAGGCCGGGCTCTGCGAGACCGCGACCATGGCCGCGAAGCTGGGGATCAAGAGCGGCACCGGAAAGCCGCTGGCGGTGATGCCCGCCATGGGCCTGGGCGGCATGGAGAGCACCCCGCTCGCCATGGCCAACGCCTACGCCGCCTTCGCCAACCGTGGTGTTTACTGCTCGCCGGTCGCGATCGAGGCGGTGACCGACTCCGAGGGCAAGGCGCTGCCCGTCCCGCGGACGGAATGCGAGCGGGCGATGTCCCAGCGCACCGCTGACATGATCAACCAGATGCTCAAGGGCGTCATCGAGGACGGCACCGGTACGAAGGCGGGGCTCTCCGGCCGGGACAACGCGGGCAAGACCGGTACGACGGACGGGCGCAAGGACGCCTGGTTCGTGGGCTACACCCCGGATGTCTCCACCGCCGTATGGACCGGCTCGGACGGCAGAGAGAAGATCAGCATGACCGGGATCACCATTGGCGGCCAGTACTACGACAAGGTCTGCGGTGGCTGTCTGCCCGGCCCGATCTGGCGGATCGCGATGACCGGAGCGCTCGACGGTGTTCCGCCGACGGCCTTCAACAAGGTCGATGTCCCGCGTGCCAAGACCAAGGGCGACAAGAAGGACCGGGACAACAAGCCCGGCGAGCGCCCCAAGCCCCCGGAGCAGCCCGACACCCCGGACTTCCCCTGGCCGGATGTGCTGGGCGGCGGTGACAACGGCGGCTCCGGCGGTGGCGGTGACAACGGCGGAGGCGGTGACTGGGGCGGTGACTCCGGTGGTGACTCGGGCGGTGGTGGTGACTGGGGCGGTTCGGACGGCGGCTGGGACGGCGGCGGGGGCAACAGCGGTAACGGCAACGGTGGCCCCGGCTGGCCGCCGCCCCGCTGA
- a CDS encoding WhiB family transcriptional regulator: MSSWVTDWSTQAACRTTDPDELFVQGAAQNRAKAVCTGCPVRTECLADALDNRVEFGVWGGMTERERRALLRRRPTVTSWRRLLETARAEYENYDSLDEVSVAAS; this comes from the coding sequence ATGAGTAGCTGGGTAACCGACTGGAGTACGCAGGCTGCCTGTCGTACGACGGATCCGGATGAACTATTCGTACAAGGGGCGGCCCAGAACCGCGCCAAGGCGGTCTGCACCGGATGTCCGGTGCGCACGGAGTGCCTGGCCGACGCCCTCGACAACCGGGTGGAATTCGGTGTGTGGGGCGGGATGACCGAGCGGGAGCGGCGGGCGCTGCTGCGTCGGCGTCCCACGGTCACTTCCTGGCGCCGCCTACTGGAGACCGCGCGGGCGGAATACGAGAACTACGACAGCCTCGACGAAGTCTCAGTCGCGGCGAGCTGA
- a CDS encoding ArsA family ATPase encodes MSLEAAPVLETDALIDDPETRIVVCCGAGGVGKTTSAAALGVRAAERGRKVVVLTIDPARRLAQSMGLTELDNTPRRVTDVDGSKGGELHAMMLDMKRTFDEIVEAHADPERARAILDNPFYESLSAGFAGTQEYMAMEKLGQLRARDEWDLIIVDTPPSRSALDFLDAPKRLGSFLDGRFIRLLMAPAKAGGRAGMKFVSLGMTGLSMVTGTLGKVLGTGLLRDVQTFVAAMDTMFGGFRTRADATYRLLQAPGTAFLVVAAPERDALREAAYFVERLAADRMPLAGLILNRVHGSEADQLSAERALAAAEVLEDAAAGPGEDPGSDSGSGPGEDTHSAASAAGLLRLHAERMRVLARERRTRDRFAALHPEVPVAEVAALPGDVHDLVGLRTIGERLGTQRGQLAATETSSRLS; translated from the coding sequence GTGAGCCTGGAAGCCGCACCTGTACTGGAGACCGATGCGCTGATCGACGACCCGGAGACCCGCATCGTGGTCTGCTGCGGGGCGGGCGGGGTGGGCAAGACGACCAGCGCGGCGGCGCTGGGGGTACGGGCCGCCGAGCGCGGCCGGAAGGTGGTCGTGCTGACCATCGACCCGGCCCGGCGGCTGGCCCAGTCGATGGGGCTGACCGAGCTGGACAACACCCCGCGCAGAGTGACGGATGTGGATGGGTCCAAGGGCGGCGAACTGCACGCCATGATGCTCGATATGAAGCGGACCTTCGACGAGATCGTCGAAGCGCACGCAGACCCCGAGCGGGCCCGCGCCATCCTGGACAACCCCTTCTACGAGTCGCTGTCCGCGGGATTCGCGGGGACCCAGGAGTACATGGCGATGGAGAAGCTCGGCCAGCTCCGCGCCCGCGATGAGTGGGACCTGATCATCGTGGACACCCCGCCGAGCCGTTCCGCGCTGGACTTCCTGGACGCGCCCAAACGGCTCGGCTCGTTCCTCGACGGCCGGTTCATCCGGCTGCTGATGGCCCCGGCGAAGGCGGGCGGCCGGGCGGGGATGAAGTTCGTCAGCCTGGGTATGACCGGGCTATCCATGGTCACCGGAACCTTGGGGAAGGTGCTGGGCACCGGGCTGCTGCGGGACGTACAGACCTTTGTGGCGGCGATGGACACCATGTTCGGCGGCTTCCGCACCCGCGCGGACGCCACCTACCGGCTGCTCCAGGCACCCGGCACGGCCTTTCTCGTGGTCGCCGCCCCGGAGCGGGATGCGCTGCGCGAGGCGGCGTACTTCGTCGAGCGGCTGGCAGCGGACCGGATGCCGCTGGCCGGGCTGATCCTCAACCGGGTGCACGGCAGCGAGGCGGACCAGCTCAGTGCGGAACGGGCACTGGCCGCCGCGGAGGTCCTTGAGGACGCCGCCGCAGGCCCGGGGGAGGACCCAGGGTCGGACTCAGGGTCGGGCCCAGGGGAGGACACGCACTCGGCTGCGTCTGCCGCGGGGCTGCTACGGCTGCACGCCGAGCGGATGAGGGTGCTCGCCCGCGAGCGGCGCACACGCGACCGCTTCGCCGCGCTGCACCCCGAGGTGCCCGTGGCGGAAGTGGCCGCCCTGCCCGGCGATGTGCACGACCTGGTGGGTCTGCGCACCATTGGCGAACGGCTCGGAACGCAGCGAGGTCAGCTCGCCGCGACTGAGACTTCGTCGAGGCTGTCGTAG
- a CDS encoding ArsA-related P-loop ATPase — MSRLHVVTGKGGTGKTTVAAALALALAEAGRRTLLIEVEGRQGIAQLFETEALPYEERKIAVAPGRGEVYALAIDAERALLDYLQMFYKLGGAGRALRRLGAIDFATTIAPGLRDVLLTGKACEAVRRRAKDGAYVYDAVVMDAPPTGRITRFLNVNDEVAGLARIGPVYNQAQAVMRVLKSGETAVHLVTLLEEMPVQETVDGVAELRAAGLPVGGVVVNMVRPTLLGPAAFEAADGSRAELAKAFAAAGLGGARRGGRAERLVGPLLSQAREHAQRVAMERDRRAEIADLELPTYELELLWDGVDLAGLYDLAGELRKQGVAE, encoded by the coding sequence GTGAGCAGGCTCCATGTGGTCACCGGCAAGGGTGGCACCGGTAAGACGACGGTTGCCGCCGCACTCGCGCTCGCCCTGGCTGAGGCCGGACGGCGAACGCTCCTTATCGAAGTGGAGGGCCGTCAGGGAATCGCCCAGCTCTTTGAAACCGAGGCGCTGCCCTATGAGGAGCGCAAGATAGCCGTCGCGCCGGGCCGGGGTGAGGTCTACGCCCTCGCCATAGATGCCGAGCGCGCGCTGCTGGACTACCTCCAGATGTTCTACAAGCTGGGTGGCGCGGGCCGTGCCCTCAGACGGCTCGGTGCCATCGACTTCGCCACTACCATCGCCCCCGGGCTGCGCGATGTGCTGCTCACCGGCAAGGCGTGTGAAGCGGTGCGCCGCCGGGCCAAGGACGGCGCGTATGTCTACGACGCGGTCGTCATGGACGCCCCGCCCACCGGCCGTATCACCCGCTTCCTCAACGTCAATGACGAGGTTGCGGGCCTGGCCCGGATCGGCCCGGTGTACAACCAGGCGCAGGCGGTGATGCGGGTGCTCAAGTCCGGCGAGACCGCGGTGCACTTGGTGACGCTGCTGGAGGAGATGCCGGTCCAGGAGACTGTCGACGGTGTCGCCGAACTGCGGGCGGCCGGGCTGCCGGTCGGCGGGGTGGTGGTCAACATGGTGCGCCCCACGCTGCTCGGTCCGGCTGCCTTCGAGGCCGCCGACGGCTCCCGCGCCGAGCTGGCCAAGGCGTTCGCCGCCGCGGGGCTGGGGGGCGCGCGGCGCGGCGGCCGGGCGGAGCGGCTGGTGGGACCGCTGCTCAGCCAGGCACGGGAGCACGCACAGCGGGTCGCCATGGAGCGGGACCGGCGGGCGGAGATCGCGGATCTGGAGCTGCCTACATACGAGCTGGAACTGCTCTGGGACGGGGTGGACTTGGCCGGTCTCTACGACCTGGCCGGGGAACTGCGGAAGCAAGGAGTCGCCGAGTGA
- a CDS encoding DUF4177 domain-containing protein, translating into MTKWEYATVPLLVHATKQILDTWGEDGWELIQVIPGPNNPEQLVAYLKRERE; encoded by the coding sequence ATGACGAAGTGGGAATACGCGACCGTGCCGCTCCTCGTGCACGCGACAAAGCAGATTCTGGACACCTGGGGCGAGGACGGCTGGGAGCTCATCCAGGTCATCCCGGGCCCGAACAACCCTGAGCAGCTGGTGGCCTACCTCAAGCGGGAAAGGGAGTGA
- a CDS encoding RidA family protein, with product MSGVEARLAELGLKLPEVAAPLASYVPAVLSGRYVYTAGQLPLVDGKLPVTGKVGSEVSPERAKELAATCALNALAAVKSVTGDLDRIARVVRVVGFVASVPHFTGQPGVVNGASELLGEVFGAKGVHARSAVGVAVLPIDAPVELELQVELAD from the coding sequence GTGAGCGGGGTGGAGGCCAGGCTCGCCGAGCTCGGGCTGAAGCTTCCGGAGGTCGCCGCTCCGCTGGCCTCTTATGTCCCCGCGGTGCTGTCGGGCAGGTATGTCTACACCGCGGGGCAGCTGCCGCTGGTGGACGGCAAGCTGCCGGTGACCGGCAAGGTCGGCAGTGAGGTGTCGCCGGAGCGGGCGAAGGAGCTGGCGGCTACGTGTGCGCTGAACGCGCTGGCGGCTGTGAAGTCGGTCACCGGTGATCTGGACCGTATTGCCCGGGTCGTCAGGGTCGTCGGGTTTGTCGCCTCGGTCCCGCACTTCACTGGGCAGCCTGGGGTGGTCAACGGGGCGAGCGAGCTGCTGGGTGAGGTGTTCGGCGCGAAGGGTGTGCACGCGCGCAGTGCGGTTGGCGTGGCCGTGCTGCCGATTGACGCGCCGGTGGAGCTTGAGCTGCAGGTCGAGCTGGCCGACTGA
- a CDS encoding prolyl oligopeptidase family serine peptidase, which translates to MPEWEKRFRAPRVGLPEWAEDAPARSLFVSNATGTFELYAWDRETGEQRQATDRPNGTTDGVLTPDGEWIWWFSDTDGDEFGIWMRQPFGGGPDEPAVPGLAASYPGGLALGRDGTAVVGRSTDEDGSTIHVVRPGREPVEIYRHRESAGVGDLSYDGRLIVIEHTEHGDAMHSALRVVRPDSGTVAELDDTRGGTEELGLSVLGFAPVAGDTRLLIGHQRRGRWEPMVWDPVSGEMTELAIELPGDVSAEWYPDGSALLVAHSYQARSELWRYELGTGELVRVETPAGTVSGATARPDGTIEYLWSSAAQPPAVRSTTGAVVLDPPGMKAPGSVPVTDAWVDGPGGRVHALVQKPAGEGPFPTVFDIHGGPTWHDSDAFAAQPAAWVDHGFAVVRVNYRGSTGYGRAWTDALKHRVGLIELEDIAAVREWAVSSGLADPERLVLTGGSWGGYLTLLGLGVQPGAWALGIAAVPVADYVTAYHDEMEALKSMDRTLLGGTPEEVPERFEASSPITYVEQVRAPVYISAGVNDPRCPIRQVENYVDRLKGRGHPHEVYRYDAGHGSLVMEERIKQVGLELEFALRWLAPLSPPE; encoded by the coding sequence ATGCCGGAGTGGGAGAAGCGGTTCCGGGCGCCGCGCGTCGGGCTGCCGGAGTGGGCGGAGGACGCGCCCGCCCGGTCGCTGTTCGTATCGAACGCGACCGGGACCTTTGAGCTGTACGCCTGGGACCGGGAGACCGGGGAACAACGCCAGGCGACCGACCGGCCGAACGGCACCACCGATGGGGTGCTGACGCCGGACGGCGAATGGATCTGGTGGTTTTCGGACACCGACGGGGACGAGTTCGGAATCTGGATGCGGCAGCCCTTCGGCGGTGGGCCGGACGAGCCCGCCGTGCCAGGGCTCGCCGCGTCGTATCCGGGCGGGCTGGCACTTGGCCGGGACGGTACCGCGGTGGTCGGGCGGTCCACCGATGAGGACGGCTCGACGATTCATGTCGTACGGCCCGGCCGGGAGCCGGTGGAGATCTACCGGCACCGGGAGTCGGCCGGGGTCGGTGATCTCTCGTACGACGGTCGGCTGATCGTGATCGAGCACACCGAGCACGGCGACGCCATGCACTCCGCGCTGCGTGTCGTACGCCCGGACAGCGGGACCGTCGCGGAGCTGGATGACACCAGGGGCGGCACCGAGGAGCTGGGCCTGTCCGTGCTGGGCTTCGCACCCGTCGCGGGCGACACCCGGCTGTTGATCGGGCACCAGCGGCGCGGGCGCTGGGAGCCGATGGTGTGGGACCCCGTCAGCGGGGAGATGACCGAGCTGGCGATCGAGCTGCCGGGCGATGTCAGCGCCGAGTGGTATCCGGACGGCAGCGCGCTGCTGGTGGCGCACAGCTACCAGGCACGCAGTGAGCTGTGGCGCTATGAGCTGGGCACGGGTGAGCTCGTACGGGTGGAGACCCCGGCCGGGACGGTGTCGGGGGCGACGGCACGCCCGGACGGGACGATTGAGTATCTGTGGTCATCGGCCGCCCAGCCGCCCGCCGTACGGTCGACGACCGGTGCGGTGGTGCTGGATCCACCGGGTATGAAGGCACCGGGCTCGGTGCCCGTCACGGACGCCTGGGTGGACGGTCCGGGCGGGAGGGTGCACGCGCTGGTGCAGAAGCCCGCGGGGGAGGGCCCGTTCCCCACCGTCTTCGATATCCATGGCGGGCCCACCTGGCATGACAGCGACGCCTTCGCCGCTCAGCCCGCCGCCTGGGTGGATCACGGCTTCGCCGTCGTACGGGTCAACTACCGGGGCTCCACGGGTTACGGGCGAGCGTGGACGGACGCCCTCAAGCACCGGGTCGGCCTGATCGAGCTGGAGGACATCGCGGCGGTCCGGGAGTGGGCGGTGTCCTCGGGGCTCGCGGACCCGGAGCGGCTTGTGCTGACCGGTGGCTCCTGGGGCGGCTATCTGACACTGCTGGGTCTGGGCGTCCAGCCCGGGGCGTGGGCACTGGGGATCGCGGCGGTGCCGGTCGCCGACTATGTCACGGCGTACCACGATGAGATGGAAGCGCTGAAGTCCATGGACCGCACCCTGCTGGGCGGCACCCCGGAAGAGGTTCCGGAACGCTTTGAGGCGTCGTCCCCCATCACCTATGTGGAACAGGTGCGGGCGCCGGTCTATATCTCGGCGGGGGTGAACGATCCGCGATGCCCGATCCGGCAGGTGGAGAACTATGTCGACCGGCTGAAGGGCCGCGGCCACCCGCACGAGGTGTACCGCTATGACGCGGGCCACGGCTCGCTGGTGATGGAGGAGCGGATCAAGCAGGTGGGGCTGGAGCTGGAGTTCGCCCTGCGGTGGCTGGCCCCCCTGAGTCCTCCGGAGTGA
- a CDS encoding SURF1 family protein, with protein MYRFLLTPRWWAINVFVALAVPVCLFMGSWQLSRFEDRVDSHTAQQDLADQAAYEDAVPLAGLLPVDKETSGRMASATGRYDPGNQLLVPDRELDGKRGFYVLTPLRTAGPSDALPVVRGWLPGTPDPAAVPPPPTGEVTVTGALQASESGGTTGLPTGQLGTISAAALVNLVPYDVYDAWITVQDTTAPLKPVPPAAPKGSGLDMKAFQNLGYTAEWFVFAGFVLFMWFRLFRREVELVKDAELGLTPEDSGGPATAGRTPAPAPPA; from the coding sequence GTGTACCGGTTTCTGCTGACTCCGCGCTGGTGGGCGATCAATGTCTTTGTCGCCCTGGCGGTTCCCGTCTGCCTCTTCATGGGCAGCTGGCAGCTCAGCCGCTTTGAAGACCGGGTGGACTCCCACACGGCACAGCAGGACCTGGCGGATCAGGCCGCGTATGAGGACGCCGTACCGCTGGCCGGTTTGCTGCCCGTTGACAAGGAGACCTCCGGCCGGATGGCCTCCGCGACCGGCCGCTACGACCCCGGGAACCAGCTGCTGGTGCCCGACCGGGAACTCGACGGCAAGCGCGGCTTCTATGTGCTGACCCCGCTGCGGACCGCGGGCCCCTCCGACGCCCTGCCCGTCGTACGCGGCTGGCTGCCCGGCACCCCCGACCCCGCCGCCGTCCCGCCCCCGCCCACCGGCGAGGTCACGGTGACCGGCGCCCTTCAGGCCTCCGAGTCCGGCGGCACCACCGGGCTGCCCACCGGCCAGCTCGGCACGATCAGCGCGGCGGCGCTGGTGAACCTGGTTCCGTACGACGTCTACGACGCCTGGATCACCGTGCAGGACACCACCGCCCCGCTGAAGCCCGTCCCGCCCGCCGCCCCGAAGGGCAGCGGGCTGGATATGAAGGCCTTCCAGAACCTTGGCTACACGGCCGAGTGGTTTGTCTTTGCGGGCTTTGTGCTCTTTATGTGGTTCCGGCTCTTCCGTCGGGAGGTGGAGCTGGTGAAAGACGCGGAACTGGGCCTCACTCCGGAGGACTCAGGGGGGCCAGCCACCGCAGGGCGAACTCCAGCTCCAGCCCCACCTGCTTGA